The following are encoded together in the Archocentrus centrarchus isolate MPI-CPG fArcCen1 chromosome 23, fArcCen1, whole genome shotgun sequence genome:
- the optn gene encoding optineurin: MASGDPVMNGDITRLPHQPGTLEETLQQMNILIQENRDLKEALRQTNLTMKERFEGLAAWREKQKQDRDFLENRLEEARGGIEALTLQNQELNMRLEEAGRTAGGVGGLQCAELEAMRAQVARLQAEKNDLVALNSELQLKAEQDSQDDSFIEIIKVSDGGVDGVNEACGVEHSKRLDVSMTASRVDNKEATVSQLLQSLRNEVEKSDKLQGELQACAARIQELEERKSSVEEFTQTAESETKEDSGKEDKAASEVENLKAQMMTLFKELQQAQSKLDEAEGMKKNLQDRCREVEQDVVTLKTQLVEKQAVQAENDRLKLQLSSMQAQSLLDQRKAGEERNNLAQLKDAYTKLFEDYNEFKEEKQKKGSQLVEELQEQLTAAEEALAIKQKKIDEMKQEMFQKEKELETISVFQAQAEIYSSDFHAERAAREKLHEEKERLAAQLEYVKKQNTQLQEEMDSLGRRSLNEMQRRHMSQGGNPHGAGPTLVGRGADWQHQGNIPEHACPKCNEILPDLDSLQIHIMDCIN; the protein is encoded by the exons ATGGCATCTGGAGACCCTGTGATGAACGGCGACATCACTCGCCTTCCCCATCAGCCGGGCACACTGGAGGAAAccctgcagcagatgaacatcCTCATTCAGGAGAACAGAGACCTGAAAG AGGCTCTGCGTCAGACTAACCTGACGATGAAAGAGCGTTTCGAAGGTTTAGCTGCATGGCGGGAGAAGCAGAAGCAAGATCGGGACTTCCTGGAGAACCGGCTGGAGGAGGCCCGTGGCGGCATAGAAGCACTTACCCTCCAAAACCAGGAGCTGAACATGAGGCTGGAGGAGGCCGGGAGGACAGCGGGAGGTGTGGGAGGATTGCAG TGTGCAGAGCTGGAGGCCATGCGTGCTCAGGTTGCTCGTCTGCAGGCAGAGAAGAATGACCTGGTGGCCTTGAACTCCGAACTGCAGCTGAAGGCAGAGCAGGACTCCCAGGATGATTCATTTATTGAGATCATCAAGGTGTCG GATGGAGGTGTCGATGGTGTGAACGAAGCGTGCGGTGTGGAGCACAGCAAACGCCTGGACGTGAGCATGACGGCGTCACGGGTGGACAACAAGGAGGCGACGGTTAGCCAGCTGCTGCAGTCCCTGAGGAACGAGGTGGAGAAAAGCGACAAGCTGCAAGGCGAGCTGCAGGCCTGCGCTGCCAG AATTCAAGAGCTAGAAGAAAGAAAGTCTAGTGTAGAGGAATTCACACAGACAGCTGAGTCTGAGACCAAGGAGGATTCTGGGAAAGAAGATAAG GCAGCCTCTGAGGTGGAGAATCTGAAGGCTCAGATGATGACGCTGTTCAAAGAGCTGCAGCAGGCTCAGAGCAAGCTGGATGAAGCAGAAGGCATGAAGAAGAACCTGCAGGACAG ATGTCGGGAGGTGGAGCAGGACGTGGTGACTCTAAAGACTCAGCTGGTGGAGAAACAGGCCGTTCAGGCGGAGAATGACCGACTGAAGCTGCAGCTGAGCAGCATGCAGGCCCAGAGCCTGCTGGATCAGAGGAAGGCTGGAGAGGAGAG GAACAACCTGGCACAGCTGAAGGATGCCTACACCAAGCTGTTTGAGGACTACAATGAgttcaaagaggagaaacagaaaaaaggg TCTCAGCTGGTGGAGGAGctgcaggaacagctgactgcagCTGAAGAAGCCCTGGCTATTAAACAGAAGAAGATTGATGAAATGAAGCAGGAGATGTTCCAAAAGGAGAAGGAGCTGGAGACCATATCTGTTTTCCAGGCTCAG GCAGAGATCTACTCTTCAGACTTCCACGCAGAAAGAGCAGCACGGGAGAAACTCCACGAAGAAAAGGAGCGTCTGGCTGCTCAGCTGGAGTATGTGAAGAAGCAGAACAcccagctgcaggaggagatgGACTCACTGGGCAG GCGCTCGCTGAACGAGATGCAGAGGAGACATATGTCACAAGGTGGAAATCCACACGGAGCTGGTCCCACTTTGGTTGGAAGAG GTGCTGACTGGCAGCATCAGGGGAATATTCCCGAACACGCCTGTCCCAAGTGTAATGAGATCCTTCCAGACCTGGACTCCCTGCAGATCCACATCATGGACTGCATCAACTAG